Proteins from a single region of Apium graveolens cultivar Ventura chromosome 7, ASM990537v1, whole genome shotgun sequence:
- the LOC141670561 gene encoding uncharacterized protein LOC141670561: MNHKAVDNLLNLFTIANHDLNVVENRLEKEFQKIYPQNANPMELVSRIKKIEDELVFLKQECGHLLAAKQDLIDKARTTLVGNRLSIQRLQASTGVPVTSDSDDPAYNNFNQIIDEWTVQVRSKMGDDEPDSGSEDINQKLFSAIVQGS; encoded by the exons ATGAATCACAAGGCAGTAGATAATCTCCTAAATCTCTTCACAATTGCAAATCACGATCTCAATGTTGTTGAGAATCGACTCGAGAAAGAGTTTCAAAAAATATATCCCCAAAAT GCGAATCCAATGGAGCTGGTGTCTCGGATAAAGAAGATAGAGGATGAGTTGGTGTTTCTTAAGCAAGAGTGTGGTCACTTACTTGCTGCCAAacag GATTTGATTGACAAGGCTCGGACAACTCTAGTCGGTAACAGATTATCAATACAGCGGTTGCAAGCATCTACAGGTGTTCCTGTCACGAGTGATTCTGATGATCCTGCATACAATAACTTCAACCAG ATCATTGACGAATGGACAGTACAAGTTCGGTCCAAAATGG GTGATGATGAACCTGATTCAGGATCGGAGGATATTAATCAGAAGCTGTTCTCAGCAATTGTTCAAGGAAGTTAG